The DNA window AATACTTAACTTGGGTCTTGATCTGGCTCAGGGTGAGATAGGACGGGTTAGAGCTGGCTGGGcattttttgacacccctattaaGGATGGGCTGGACGAGTAATGGAGGAGAAAAAAGAGTTGTGAGAGAGTGACTTGTTGGGAGGTAATGGAGGTTAGGAAGAAAGAGAATTGAAATTCAAGTGTAAATGGAAAGTAAATGATGACTTAAATGATATTGATTGAGGGAGGTAATGGACAGATGATGTACATTTTAATGATAAAACAGCATCCAAACCCAACCGCTTGGGAAAAAGAGCAACAAATTACAATTGAGGCCCTTgaggaagagggaagaactGTCAATGTATATACGGATATCATTTAAGTCATTGTACCGTTGAGGAAATAGAAGGCTATATCAGCATTTTAAACTCTAtttaaaataccatttttacccttccatttctttttgaattggGAAGGGGAGACACGAATCCTCTCCAGCTACTTGATGgctaacaataaataaataaaaaaactcattATACATCCAACagcggaaaaaaatcgtctgcaattccgatctcgtacaatttcgtacaataccaccttcagacggtgacacgtgtattgataccaatacaatggcccagatctgatttaaatgccttttcactgatttaatgttttattagttgtaccagatctgggccattgtattggtagcaatacacgtgtcaccgcctgaaggtggtattgcacggaattgtacgagatcggaattgcagacgatttcaaccctccAACAGCTGGGAAGACCTGAAATGTAAATTCTTATATTGGGTTGTGTGCTTGATCCCCTCCTAGCTGTTAGATGCCATCGTTGGAGATGATCTGAATCTAGGGACAACGCCAGTCCTCGTGAAATGACAGGATTGATCCTTATTTCCAATGTTCCCACTGCAATAACTTAACACAAATTTTTTTAAGcgttcataaaaaaaaagagaattaaaGCATAAATTTTTGtaagacaataaaaaaaaagatggattcATTGATTAGAAGATAGCAGCACTAAAGACAAAACCATAACCATGAAGAAACAGATAAAAGAGGAACATTAACATGTCTTTCAATGCAATAATATTCTTCCACTGAACTAACAAAACCCACCACTTAGTCACTTCTTtccctgaaaaaaaaagaaaagaaaaaaaggtggggtgggggtgggggtggggatgggGTTGTTTAGAAGAAGTTAATATTGTGCTTTTGTTTGTACAGAAATACGATAGAATAGTTTAAAGTGTCCAATGAAGCATGGTTTACTTACTTTAACATTGAACAACTTGAGAGAGTTTGCACTTTGCAGGGAGCTGCATTGCAAAGTTGGGATCTATTCCAAAGGTACTTAGCCACTTGGAATTCTTGAAGGAGCAAAGGCATTTGAAGTCAGCATGAGAAAGCGCAGCGCAGCACAGATCCGAAGGCTGTGCGGTGTTCCCCGGAGTCACAAATGGCTTGCAGCTTGAAATATCAGCTCCAGTTAGGTTGCATAGAATCGTCTGTGCTTGTGACACCATCACCTCATTGCCAAGGACTACAGCCATCACCGAAACCACAACCACCAGCTTTCGAAATGCCTCCATTTCTTTGCTATGCCCTTCTAGCTCTTCTATATCTCTTGTGGGTTTTTGTTATGGACAGCCATCAAGGTGGCTGCCCTTTAAATATGCCATGCTCGAAGGTTGGTTTTGTGAACCCGTGAGTGCACAATTGGAAGCATTGTGGAGATCACGGGCATGTATTGGTGGTGGACAATGGATAGAGAACCTTTATGTTTTTATATAGCTTGGCTTTCATTATTTTGGTTATGGACTTCCAAGTGCAAATGGGTGTTGGACGGTGGATTCTATTCTCTGTGGG is part of the Macadamia integrifolia cultivar HAES 741 chromosome 9, SCU_Mint_v3, whole genome shotgun sequence genome and encodes:
- the LOC122089771 gene encoding putative lipid-transfer protein DIR1, whose translation is MEAFRKLVVVVSVMAVVLGNEVMVSQAQTILCNLTGADISSCKPFVTPGNTAQPSDLCCAALSHADFKCLCSFKNSKWLSTFGIDPNFAMQLPAKCKLSQVVQC